The Corynebacterium callunae DSM 20147 genomic sequence TGACAACGGCACTCAGCATGAAGAGCAGCTGCAGCCAGTCGCCGGCATCTTGGACATCGTTGATACCAACGTTGCGTTTGTTCGCACCACCGGTTATCACGCTGCGCCTTCCGATGTTTTTGTTAACAATCAGCTGATCCGCCGAATGAGCCTGCGCTCTGGCGATGCCATCATCGGTCAGGTTCGTATGAACCAGGGCAGCACCAACAACCACAACAACCACGGTGGCCGTAACCGCCAGAAGTACAACAACCTGGTGCGCGTGGAAACTGTGAACGGTTTGCCAGTTGAAGAAGCTCGCAACCGTCCTGATTTTGGCAAGCTGACTCCGCTGTACCCGAACCAGCGTTTGCGTTTGGAAACTGAGCAGCGCATTTTGACCACCCGTGTCATTGACTTGATCATGCCTATTGGTAAGGGCCAGCGCGCGCTGATCGTTTCCCCACCAAAGGCCGGCAAGACCACCATCTTGCAAAACATTGCCAATGCAATCTCCACCAACAACCCTGAGTGCTACCTCATGGTTGTCTTGGTTGACGAGCGTCCAGAAGAAGTGACTGATATGCAGCGCTCCGTGCGTGGCGAGGTTATTTCCTCTACCTTTGACCGTCCACCATCAGAGCACACCGCAGTGGCAGAGCTGGCTATTGAGCGTGCAAAGCGCCTGGTAGAGCAGGGTCAAGACGTTGTTGTCTTGCTTGACTCCATCACTCGTTTGGGCCGTGCTTATAACAACAGCTCACCAGCATCGGGACGTATTCTTTCCGGTGGTGTGGATTCCAATGCGCTGTACCCTCCAAAGCGTTTCTTGGGTGCTGCCCGCAATATCGAAAACGGTGGTTCTTTGACCATCATCGCTACCGCCATGGTGGAAACCGGTTCCGCCGGCGATACTGTGATCTTCGAGGAATTCAAGGGCACCGGCAATGCGGAGCTCAAGCTGGATCGTAAGATCTCTGAGCGTCGTGTATTCCCAGCTGTTGACGTTAATCCTTCCGGTACTCGTAAGGATGAGCTGTTGCTCAATCCTGATGAGGCGCGCATTATGCACAAGCTGCGCCGCATCCTGTCCGCGCTGGATAACCAGCAGGCTATTGATCTTTTGATCAAGCAGCTTAAGAAGACCAAGTCCAATGCAGAATTCCTGATGCAGGTTGCTTCCAGTGCACCTATGGCAGGAACTGAGAAAGAGGAGGAATACTCCTAATGGCATCGCAGGTTTCTGCAGTAGATGACATCCTGGCCGAATACCACGGTCTAGAACAGCAAATGGCTGACCCCGAGCTGCACAATGATCCCGCAGCTGCTCGTAAAGTAGGCAAGCGCTACTCCGAGCTGCAGCCAATTATCAATGTGCACCGTGAACTCACCGCTGCTCAAGATGATTTGGAAGCCGCCAAGGAAATGGCTCATGAAGATCATGAGTTCCAAGCGGAAGCAGAACGCCTGGCAGCTGAGGTTGTTGAGCTTGAGGAAAAGCTCGCTGACCTGCTAGCTCCACGTGACCCTCACGATAGCGAGGACATCGTGATGGAAATCAAGGCTGGCGCCGGCGGCGAAGAAGCAGCACTTTTTGCTGGTGACTTGCTCCGTATGTACCAGAAGTTTGCCGATAAGCACGGTTTCTCCATTGAGGTTTTGGACTCTGCAGAGTCTGACCTCGGTGGCGTTAAGGACATCACCTTGTCTATCCGTTCCCGTCAGCCTTCTCGCGATGGCGCTTGGAGCCAGTTTAAGTTTGAAGGTGGCGTGCACCGCGTACAGCGTGTGCCCGTGACCGAATCTCAGGGACGTATTCAGACCTCTGCAGCTGGTGTTTTGGTTTACCCAGAACCCGATGAGATCGAAGACGTGGAAATCGACGAAAAGGATCTGCGTATCGACGTTTACCGTTCCTCCGGTAAGGGTGGCCAGGGCGTTAACACCACTGACTCCGCTGTGCGTATTACTCACCTTCCCACTGGCTTGGTTGTGACCTGTCAGAAGGAACGCTCTCAGATCCAGAACAAGGCCCGCGCAATGCAGGTTTTGGCTGCTCGTCTGCAGGCTTTGAAGGAAGAGGAAATCGAAGCTGAGGCAGCTCAGGGACGTGCCGCTCAGATCCGTACCATGGACCGCTCCGAGCGTATTCGCACCTACAACTGGCCAGAAAACCGCATCAGTGATCACCGTATTGGGTTTAAATCCAATAACCTTGACTCCGTGCTTGACGGTGAACTTGATGATCTTTTCACTGCACTTCGAGCTGCTGAGCGTTCAGCACGCCTTGAGGCAGAAGGCTAAAAAATGCTCACCCTCGGGGAAGCACTGCGCGACGCCACCACCACCCTTGAAAAGGCGGGGGTGGCGTCGCCACTTAATGACGCCCGCCTGATTGCAGCACATCTACTTGACTGCGGGCCCTTGGACATAGCGCTGCGCATGCGCGATGAAGTGCCTGAGGGCTTTGGCGAGGCTGTTGCACGGCGCGCTCAGCGCGAGCCGCTGCAACATATCCTGGGTAGCGCACCGATGGGACCACTGGATTTACACGTCGGACCTGGGGTTTTTATTCCCCGCCCAGAAACGGAGGTTCTCGCTGACTGGGCCGTGCGGCAGGCGGCGAGCGTCGACAAGCCCGTTATTGTAGATCTGTGCACCGGTTCCGGTGCCCTAGCAGCCTATATCGGCCATGAGCTTGTCGACGCCCACCTCACCGCGGTGGAACTCGATCCGGGGGCTTTAACGTGGGCGCGCCGCAACCTCATGGAATTTGCTCCGCACGTTAATTTGGTCGCTGGCGACGTTACCGATGCTGAAATTTTGCCTGGTTTGCACTCCACGGTGGA encodes the following:
- the rho gene encoding transcription termination factor Rho gives rise to the protein MTDTDNTAANQGELTSLRLPDLRKIAADLGLKGTSALRKGDLLNAINAAQAGKPTAAATAPKRASKRTAAPAETPAPAEAPVENAEATAPAPRTRGRRSTKQTPAAQPAAVETSTADNAATPEAAEAPAPRRGRRRVSATNVTAAAEPAPAQAEIPVVTAAETAPANTEAANTEAANSAPAAGEDQDNRFESRSAARRARRNRQRQTQDHAQSNREPREVREVEEATAAPVVEREQAAEAPAQAVAEPTQSVENTVEDTREDNRRERGNRRNNRNDRNDRGSRDNRNSRDENTTDQAAGVEKQDNQADNGEDHNEDRRSRNNRNNRDRNDRNDRGDRNDRGDRSERNDRDDRNGDDDDRRGRRGRRNRRGRDRDTRDNRDNRDNRENNQDTDNGTQHEEQLQPVAGILDIVDTNVAFVRTTGYHAAPSDVFVNNQLIRRMSLRSGDAIIGQVRMNQGSTNNHNNHGGRNRQKYNNLVRVETVNGLPVEEARNRPDFGKLTPLYPNQRLRLETEQRILTTRVIDLIMPIGKGQRALIVSPPKAGKTTILQNIANAISTNNPECYLMVVLVDERPEEVTDMQRSVRGEVISSTFDRPPSEHTAVAELAIERAKRLVEQGQDVVVLLDSITRLGRAYNNSSPASGRILSGGVDSNALYPPKRFLGAARNIENGGSLTIIATAMVETGSAGDTVIFEEFKGTGNAELKLDRKISERRVFPAVDVNPSGTRKDELLLNPDEARIMHKLRRILSALDNQQAIDLLIKQLKKTKSNAEFLMQVASSAPMAGTEKEEEYS
- the prfA gene encoding peptide chain release factor 1, producing MASQVSAVDDILAEYHGLEQQMADPELHNDPAAARKVGKRYSELQPIINVHRELTAAQDDLEAAKEMAHEDHEFQAEAERLAAEVVELEEKLADLLAPRDPHDSEDIVMEIKAGAGGEEAALFAGDLLRMYQKFADKHGFSIEVLDSAESDLGGVKDITLSIRSRQPSRDGAWSQFKFEGGVHRVQRVPVTESQGRIQTSAAGVLVYPEPDEIEDVEIDEKDLRIDVYRSSGKGGQGVNTTDSAVRITHLPTGLVVTCQKERSQIQNKARAMQVLAARLQALKEEEIEAEAAQGRAAQIRTMDRSERIRTYNWPENRISDHRIGFKSNNLDSVLDGELDDLFTALRAAERSARLEAEG
- the prmC gene encoding peptide chain release factor N(5)-glutamine methyltransferase yields the protein MLTLGEALRDATTTLEKAGVASPLNDARLIAAHLLDCGPLDIALRMRDEVPEGFGEAVARRAQREPLQHILGSAPMGPLDLHVGPGVFIPRPETEVLADWAVRQAASVDKPVIVDLCTGSGALAAYIGHELVDAHLTAVELDPGALTWARRNLMEFAPHVNLVAGDVTDAEILPGLHSTVDIVVSNPPYVPETLELDPEVYQDPHMAVFSGDTGMDVITEMVHLIFSLLRSGGVVGVEHDDTTSAQVQAVFREHGGFGNIEVLKDLAGRDRFVTASKL